Proteins encoded in a region of the Marmota flaviventris isolate mMarFla1 chromosome 3, mMarFla1.hap1, whole genome shotgun sequence genome:
- the Rbms2 gene encoding RNA-binding motif, single-stranded-interacting protein 2 isoform X3: MAPPSPSNSTPNSSNGSSGNDQLSKTNLYIRGLQPGTTDQDLVKLCQPYGKIVSTKAILDKTTNKCKGYGFVDFDSPLAAQKAVTALKASGIQAQMAKQQEQDPTNLYISNLPLSMDEQELEGMLKPFGQVISTRILRDTSGISRGVGFARMESTEKCEAIITHFNGKYIKTPPGVPAPSDPLLCKFADGGPKKRQNQGKFVQNGRAWPRSGDMGGMALTYDPTTALQNGFYPAPYNITPTRMLAQSALSPYLSSPVSSYQRVTQTSPLQLPNPSWMHHQSYLMQPSGSVLTPGMDHPISLQPASMMGPLTQQLGHLSLSTTGTYMPTAAAMQGAYISQYTPMPSSNVSVEENSSQQNQVAVDTPSDHGVYSFQFSK, translated from the exons ATGGCACCACCTAGTCCAAGCAACAGCACCCCTAACAGCAGCAATGGGAGCAGTGGGAATGACCAGCTGAGCAAAACCAACCTGTACATCCGAGGATTGCAACCAGGCACTACTGACCAGGACCTTGTCAAGCTGTGTCAACC aTACGGCAAGATTGTCTCCACGAAGGCCATACTGGACAAGACCACAAACAAATGCAAAG GCTATGGCTTTGTGGATTTTGACAGTCCTTTAGCAGCACAGAAGGCTGTAACAGCTCTGAAAGCCAGTGGTATACAGGCACAAATGGCAAAG CAACAGGAGCAAGACCCCACAAACTTATACATCTCAAACCTTCCACTGTCAATGGATGAGCAAGAACTGGAGGGGATGCTGAAGCCCTTTGGACAGGTTATCTCCACCCGAATTCTTCGAGACACCAGTGGAATCAGCAGAGGGGTTGGCTTTGCAAG GATGGAGTCCACAGAGAAGTGTGAAGCTATCATCACCCActttaatggaaaatatattaaGACTCCCCCTGGAGTACCAG CCCCATCTGATCCCTTGCTTTGTAAATTTGCTGATGGTGGGCCAAAGAAACGACAAAACCAAGGAAAATTTGTGCAAAATGGACGGGCCTGGCCAAGGAGTGGAGACATG GGTGGAATGGCCTTGACTTATGACCCCACCACAGCTCTTCAGAATGG GTTTTACCCAGCCCCTTATAACATCACCCCCACCAGGATGCTGGCTCAGTCTGCACTCTCCCCATATCTTTCATCTCCTGTGTCGTCTTATCAG AGAGTGACTCAGACATCTCCTCTACAATTACCTAACCCATCTTGGATGCACCACCAGTCATACCTCATGCAGCCTTCA GGTTCAGTTCTGACACCAGGGATGGATCACCCCATTTCTCTTCAGCCTGCCTCCATGATGGGGCCTCTTACCCAGCAACTGGGCCACCTCTCGCTCAGCACCACAGGCACG TATATGCCAACGGCTGCAGCTATGCAAGGAGCTTACATCTCACAGTACACCCCTATGCCTTCTTCCAATGTTTCAGTTGAG GAGAACAGCAGCCAACAGAATCAAGTGGCAGTGGATACGCCCTCAGACCATGGGGTCTATTCTTTCCAGTTCAGCAAGTAA
- the Rbms2 gene encoding RNA-binding motif, single-stranded-interacting protein 2 isoform X1 yields the protein MLLSVTSRPGISTFGYNKNNKKPYVSLAHQMAPPSPSNSTPNSSNGSSGNDQLSKTNLYIRGLQPGTTDQDLVKLCQPYGKIVSTKAILDKTTNKCKGYGFVDFDSPLAAQKAVTALKASGIQAQMAKQQEQDPTNLYISNLPLSMDEQELEGMLKPFGQVISTRILRDTSGISRGVGFARMESTEKCEAIITHFNGKYIKTPPGVPAPSDPLLCKFADGGPKKRQNQGKFVQNGRAWPRSGDMGGMALTYDPTTALQNGFYPAPYNITPTRMLAQSALSPYLSSPVSSYQRVTQTSPLQLPNPSWMHHQSYLMQPSGSVLTPGMDHPISLQPASMMGPLTQQLGHLSLSTTGTYMPTAAAMQGAYISQYTPMPSSNVSVEENSSQQNQVAVDTPSDHGVYSFQFSK from the exons CCCTATGTGTCACTGGCTCATCAGATGGCACCACCTAGTCCAAGCAACAGCACCCCTAACAGCAGCAATGGGAGCAGTGGGAATGACCAGCTGAGCAAAACCAACCTGTACATCCGAGGATTGCAACCAGGCACTACTGACCAGGACCTTGTCAAGCTGTGTCAACC aTACGGCAAGATTGTCTCCACGAAGGCCATACTGGACAAGACCACAAACAAATGCAAAG GCTATGGCTTTGTGGATTTTGACAGTCCTTTAGCAGCACAGAAGGCTGTAACAGCTCTGAAAGCCAGTGGTATACAGGCACAAATGGCAAAG CAACAGGAGCAAGACCCCACAAACTTATACATCTCAAACCTTCCACTGTCAATGGATGAGCAAGAACTGGAGGGGATGCTGAAGCCCTTTGGACAGGTTATCTCCACCCGAATTCTTCGAGACACCAGTGGAATCAGCAGAGGGGTTGGCTTTGCAAG GATGGAGTCCACAGAGAAGTGTGAAGCTATCATCACCCActttaatggaaaatatattaaGACTCCCCCTGGAGTACCAG CCCCATCTGATCCCTTGCTTTGTAAATTTGCTGATGGTGGGCCAAAGAAACGACAAAACCAAGGAAAATTTGTGCAAAATGGACGGGCCTGGCCAAGGAGTGGAGACATG GGTGGAATGGCCTTGACTTATGACCCCACCACAGCTCTTCAGAATGG GTTTTACCCAGCCCCTTATAACATCACCCCCACCAGGATGCTGGCTCAGTCTGCACTCTCCCCATATCTTTCATCTCCTGTGTCGTCTTATCAG AGAGTGACTCAGACATCTCCTCTACAATTACCTAACCCATCTTGGATGCACCACCAGTCATACCTCATGCAGCCTTCA GGTTCAGTTCTGACACCAGGGATGGATCACCCCATTTCTCTTCAGCCTGCCTCCATGATGGGGCCTCTTACCCAGCAACTGGGCCACCTCTCGCTCAGCACCACAGGCACG TATATGCCAACGGCTGCAGCTATGCAAGGAGCTTACATCTCACAGTACACCCCTATGCCTTCTTCCAATGTTTCAGTTGAG GAGAACAGCAGCCAACAGAATCAAGTGGCAGTGGATACGCCCTCAGACCATGGGGTCTATTCTTTCCAGTTCAGCAAGTAA
- the Rbms2 gene encoding RNA-binding motif, single-stranded-interacting protein 2 isoform X2, which translates to MLLSVTSRPGISTFGYNKNNKKPYVSLAHQMAPPSPSNSTPNSSNGSSGNDQLSKTNLYIRGLQPGTTDQDLVKLCQPYGKIVSTKAILDKTTNKCKGYGFVDFDSPLAAQKAVTALKASGIQAQMAKQQEQDPTNLYISNLPLSMDEQELEGMLKPFGQVISTRILRDTSGISRGVGFARMESTEKCEAIITHFNGKYIKTPPGVPAPSDPLLCKFADGGPKKRQNQGKFVQNGRAWPRSGDMGGMALTYDPTTALQNGFYPAPYNITPTRMLAQSALSPYLSSPVSSYQGSVLTPGMDHPISLQPASMMGPLTQQLGHLSLSTTGTYMPTAAAMQGAYISQYTPMPSSNVSVEENSSQQNQVAVDTPSDHGVYSFQFSK; encoded by the exons CCCTATGTGTCACTGGCTCATCAGATGGCACCACCTAGTCCAAGCAACAGCACCCCTAACAGCAGCAATGGGAGCAGTGGGAATGACCAGCTGAGCAAAACCAACCTGTACATCCGAGGATTGCAACCAGGCACTACTGACCAGGACCTTGTCAAGCTGTGTCAACC aTACGGCAAGATTGTCTCCACGAAGGCCATACTGGACAAGACCACAAACAAATGCAAAG GCTATGGCTTTGTGGATTTTGACAGTCCTTTAGCAGCACAGAAGGCTGTAACAGCTCTGAAAGCCAGTGGTATACAGGCACAAATGGCAAAG CAACAGGAGCAAGACCCCACAAACTTATACATCTCAAACCTTCCACTGTCAATGGATGAGCAAGAACTGGAGGGGATGCTGAAGCCCTTTGGACAGGTTATCTCCACCCGAATTCTTCGAGACACCAGTGGAATCAGCAGAGGGGTTGGCTTTGCAAG GATGGAGTCCACAGAGAAGTGTGAAGCTATCATCACCCActttaatggaaaatatattaaGACTCCCCCTGGAGTACCAG CCCCATCTGATCCCTTGCTTTGTAAATTTGCTGATGGTGGGCCAAAGAAACGACAAAACCAAGGAAAATTTGTGCAAAATGGACGGGCCTGGCCAAGGAGTGGAGACATG GGTGGAATGGCCTTGACTTATGACCCCACCACAGCTCTTCAGAATGG GTTTTACCCAGCCCCTTATAACATCACCCCCACCAGGATGCTGGCTCAGTCTGCACTCTCCCCATATCTTTCATCTCCTGTGTCGTCTTATCAG GGTTCAGTTCTGACACCAGGGATGGATCACCCCATTTCTCTTCAGCCTGCCTCCATGATGGGGCCTCTTACCCAGCAACTGGGCCACCTCTCGCTCAGCACCACAGGCACG TATATGCCAACGGCTGCAGCTATGCAAGGAGCTTACATCTCACAGTACACCCCTATGCCTTCTTCCAATGTTTCAGTTGAG GAGAACAGCAGCCAACAGAATCAAGTGGCAGTGGATACGCCCTCAGACCATGGGGTCTATTCTTTCCAGTTCAGCAAGTAA